GAACAAGACCAGCAACAACCCCAAGGATCCGTTTTTGAGGAGAAGGAGGCCCCGCTCCACGAATACCGAAGAGTCGTCGCTCCAGATAGTGATGCCCACGCCGTCGGGGAGCGAGGGCGCTATCTCGTTCGCAACATGGTCCCGAACGGCGCGCGCCACATCCATCACCCTCTCGCCGTCGGCTCGCGAAACCTCAACGAACACGGCGGGATGGCCCTGGTGCCGCACGATCAAATCCGAGTCCTCGAAGCTGTCGCGCACCTCGGCAATATCACCCAAGCGCACCGCTGTGCCGTCGTCGCGGCCGAGGATGACGATCTCCTCGAAATCCTGCTGATCGTAGCTCTGACCGAGGGTCCGAATCCGCACCTGGGACTGCTCGGTATTGATGCTGCCCGCAGACAGATCCAGGGAACCGCGGCGAATCGTATTGGCGACATCGGTCAGAGTAAGCCCAAGGGCCCGCAACCACTGCAGTGGCACTTCGATCGAGATCTCGTAGTTGCGCACACCGCTAATCTCGACCTGGGACACGTTCGGGAGCGAAGCGAGATCGTCCTCGATACGGTAGGCGAGCTCTTTCAGCGAGCGCTCGGGAACGTCGCCGTAGAGGATGAGGCGCATCATGCTCTGGGCGTTGGTCATTTCCCGGATTCGGGGCCGCTCGGCTCCGCCCGGGAACGTCTGAATACGCCCGACCGCCGACTCGATTTCATCCCTCTTCGCGCCCATGTCCGTACCCGATCTGAATTCGACCCTGACGGACGCCATTCCCGGGGCCGCTACGGACCTGACCGCCTTCACATCCGCCAGTCCACGGACCTCATCCTCGATCTTGACGACGATGGCCTCCTCCACCTCGTCGGGCGTTGCCCCAGGGAGCGTCACGGAGATTTCGAACTGATAGAAGGGGACCTCGGGCCACGCTTCCTGCTCGAGGCCGGTCAGAGACACGAGGCCCGCAGCGAGGATGCCGAACATCAGCAGGTTGGCCGCGACGCTGCTGCCCGCCATATAGGCGATTGGCCCGCCGGGTTCCGCCGGTTGTTGTTCGTTTTGGCTCATTCCGCCGAACCGGCCGCTGTTTGTACCACCATGCCTTCGGTGACGAATTGAATGCCGCCTGTGATGGCCAACTGCCCGTCTTCCAGGGCGCCGACCACCACGGCTTCGTCGTTGGCCCGCTGCAAGACGCGGACCGGGACAATACTCACCGTCTGGTCTTCACCAACTGTCCAGACCTCGTCGCCGGTTTGCAGTGCAGCCCGCGGCACCCGGAAATAGCTTTCCGGTACAAGACCTTGAATCTTTACCTCCACGAACTTGCCTACCAGGAGCGGGGGTGCATCGCCGGACCCGTCCGCCGGAACTCCCGCCGAAAAAGGGTTGGGCACCCGCACAATCGCGTCGATGGTTCGCGTCTGCTCGTCGACTGAGACTTCAGCCCGGTCGACGTAGCCCTTCCAGACATAGCTGGCGTCGTCGAACCTGGCGGTCACCCGGGCGGCCACCCGCCGTTCGGCGTCTCCCGCGCGAAGCTTCCAAAGCCCTGGAATCATGGCGGCGTTGGCGTCGGACAGGGGCACGGCCACCTCGACGGCCTCGGCCGCCATCAGCCGCCCAACGGTCTGGCCTGCGGACACGAACTGCCCGGTATCCACCGATTCGTTGCGCACATAGCCGTCAAACGGCGCCCGCAGTTCGGTTCGGGACAGGGCCAGCTCGGCGCCGGCGATCTGGACCTCCACACGGTGCAGCGCGGCCCGAGCCGCCTTGATTTCCGGTTCCCCCAACGCCAAGGGCCCCGGTTCGCCCACCGGAGCTCCCGCCTCGAGTTGCTGGCGCGAGTACTCCTCGAATTCGGCGCGGGCGAACGTCCCTTTTTCCCGGGCCAAATCGAGGGCCACCCGACGGGCTTCGAGCTCGGCCTCCGCCTCGCGCAGGCGTTGCAGATAGTCGGCGTTGTCGATACGCAGGATCGGCTGACCGGACTCGATCCGCCCGCCGCTCTGGAAACCCGGTTCCAACCAGACGACGCTGCCGCTGACGAGCGGAGCGATGTCGACTTCCGCGCTGGGCCGTACGGTGCCGGCGCCATAGACGGGGATGGCTCCGGTGCCGGCCGCAACCCGGCCGGTCTGGGCAAAGGGAATCTGGGGAGGCGGCTCGGTGCGTTCCGGTTCGGGCGCCAGCGACACCAGGTAATAGGCCAGGTAGACGGAGCCGGCAAGAATGGCAACCGCAACCAGGTAGCCGAGTATCTTCCTCATGGTGATCTACCCGGCGGAAGCGGACCCGGCCCGGGAATTCGCCGGCCGCTTCGCGAAGCTGATCCCAAGTCTCGCCGGCCGACAGGTACGCTGTAAAAGGACGGCTGATTTGAGGGAATCCATGAACTGAGGTAAGCAGAAGCCTGTGACTAAATTCCGGCAAAAAGGACGTTATATCCTACCATTGGCAGAAATGGCTGCCTAGGAGCCTGCACCGCAGAAATCAATCTACTGCGAAAGCGGGGAATCGGTCCATATTTCCCCGATTTCTCGGCGAATAGAACAACTATGCACCTCAAAATCGTGAAAATCTGTCCTCGATTCCCCACTTTCTCGCTACGATCATTTCTACGGCGCAGACTCCTAGACGGTTCCGAGGTTCGGTCCACGGGAAATCGCCTGGGTCGCGACAGGAGATTTGCGAGCCGCGTGTGATGCGTCACCGGGCCGAAGAAAGAATGGGGTCGTCGATAACGGATAGAATGGAGTAGTAGCTTCGTGTATTCCCACTTGGCTTGGAGGCTACCGGTGCCGTCAGACGACGTCACTTCGGTGGATCATGGCAAAACGACATTTCGAGCCTGACGATTCCTCCTCGCTGCTTCCGTTTCCCGAGGGTTGGTACTTCGTTTCCAGCCGTGAGGCCATTCTCACGGCGAAACTGATCCAGAAGACCTGGATGGGCGAGGAAATCGTCGCCTGGTGCGACGGTGAAGGGCGCGTCTGCGTGGCCGAGGCGGTCTGTCCGCACCTGGGGGCCGATTTGGGGCCCGATGCCGGAGGCCGGGTACGCGACGGCTGTCTCGTCTGTCCGTTTCACGGCTACGAGTTCGACGCCGGCGGCCAATGTGTCGCGACTCCCTTTGCGCCGCCGCCAATGGCCGCGAAGCTGAAGGTGTTCGAGATACGCGAAGTTCGCGGCATGGTGTTCGCCTGGTGGGGCATCGACGGACGCCCGCCGCAATGGAGCCTTCCCGAGGATCCGCCGTCGGGAGCGGACTGGAGCGAATTGGGATTCCAGGCCCTCCGCTTTCCCGGCCATCCCCAGGAAACGACGGAGAACGCCGTGGACTTGGCGCACCTGCGGTACGTGCACGGCTATGACAATGTCAGCCGAATCGGGCGGGTGACCGTCGACGGCGCCTGTCTCGAAAGCCGCTTTGACTTCAAGCGGGTCCAGACCATTGGCGGGATCATGAAAATGGCGGTCGATATTTCCGCCTTCACCCGCGTCTTTGGACTGGGCTACTCGTTCGTCGAGATCCGCGAGCGGTCCGTCCCCCTGGACATGCGCCTGTGGGTACTCGCAACGCCCGTTGACGGGAAGTTCGTCGAGGTCGTCCTCGCCGCGCAGGTGCGGGAAATCCGGAAACCGAAACGGCCGATCATGGGCCTGAGTTTCCTTCCTCCGGGGCTGCGCAACAAATTCATGAACCGGTTCATGTTGTGGCAACAAAAGCGGGACGTGCTGCAGGATGTGGAGATCTGGAGCCGGAAGCGGTACCGGTCCCGCCCCAGACTGTGCCGGTCCGACGGCGAGATCGGAATCTTTCGACGCTATTGCAAGCAGTTCTATCCGGACCCCCGGGACGGCGGCGTCGAGCGCAACCAGCGTCCGGTCAATCCATAGTCGACAGCCGTCGCCATTTCGCCGGCGGCGATCCGAAACGGGGGATCTCCCCGGGGACGGAGCCGCCTGACGCCAAGATTCCGGGGCGGTGCGTCTGCCCGCTCTGCCCGCGCCGGTCCTTGCGCCCTGGGCGTTTGGCGCCTCCAGGCCCCGACCCCGCATCGTCTGCAAACAGGTACAATATCGGGATCGGAGCAAACGCCGCGGCGGTCACGAGTCGGAAGCAACGAATTCGATTCGGGACGATTGGACGTGCGTTGCGGCCAGGCAAGGGGAGTCATCGCTTCGTGAAGGCGCGAGAACTCGAAACTCCAGCGACCGTCACCGGCGGCGTGGCGGACCAGATTCGGGTGGATTCCGGCTCCGAGGCGTCACCATGAAGGGACTCGTCTCCTGGTTCGCATCCAACGGGGTCGTGGCCAATCTGCTGATGGTCGTGATCCTGGTGGGCGGCGCCCTCTCCCTTCCCGAGATTCAAAAAGAGGTCTTCCCGGAATTCTCGACGGACCAGATCAGCGTGTCGGTGGCCTATCCGGGCGCTGCGCCGGAGGAGGTCGAAGAGGGAATCTGTATCCGGATCGAGGAGTCTGTTAAAAGCCTTGCCGGAGTCAAGCGGATCACGTCGACGGCTTCCGAGGGCAATGGCATCGTGAACGTGGAAATCCTGGAGGGAACCGATGCCCGGGAACTTCTGGACGACGTCAAGGCCCGTGTGGACGCCATCAGCACCTTTCCGGAAGAGGCCGAACAGCCGGTCATCCAGCAGTTCATCGTCCGCAACCAGGTCATCAACATAGCTGTCTCGGGACCAGCCGACGAACGGACCCTCAAGCGGGTCGCCGAGCAAGTTCGGGACGAGGTCGCCTCTCTGCCCGGGATCACCCAGGCCGAGCTTTCCAGCGCCCGCCCCTATGAAGTCTCCATCGAAATTTCGGAGGACGCCCTGCTCCGCCACGGTCTGACCTTCGATCAGGTAGCGAGGGCCGTCCGCCGATCGTCCCTCGACCTGCCCGGGGGCTCGGTGAGGACCGAAGCCGGTGAGATCCTGCTGAGAACCAAGAGCCAGGC
Above is a window of Acidobacteriota bacterium DNA encoding:
- a CDS encoding Rieske 2Fe-2S domain-containing protein, with the translated sequence MAKRHFEPDDSSSLLPFPEGWYFVSSREAILTAKLIQKTWMGEEIVAWCDGEGRVCVAEAVCPHLGADLGPDAGGRVRDGCLVCPFHGYEFDAGGQCVATPFAPPPMAAKLKVFEIREVRGMVFAWWGIDGRPPQWSLPEDPPSGADWSELGFQALRFPGHPQETTENAVDLAHLRYVHGYDNVSRIGRVTVDGACLESRFDFKRVQTIGGIMKMAVDISAFTRVFGLGYSFVEIRERSVPLDMRLWVLATPVDGKFVEVVLAAQVREIRKPKRPIMGLSFLPPGLRNKFMNRFMLWQQKRDVLQDVEIWSRKRYRSRPRLCRSDGEIGIFRRYCKQFYPDPRDGGVERNQRPVNP
- a CDS encoding efflux RND transporter permease subunit, whose translation is MSQNEQQPAEPGGPIAYMAGSSVAANLLMFGILAAGLVSLTGLEQEAWPEVPFYQFEISVTLPGATPDEVEEAIVVKIEDEVRGLADVKAVRSVAAPGMASVRVEFRSGTDMGAKRDEIESAVGRIQTFPGGAERPRIREMTNAQSMMRLILYGDVPERSLKELAYRIEDDLASLPNVSQVEISGVRNYEISIEVPLQWLRALGLTLTDVANTIRRGSLDLSAGSINTEQSQVRIRTLGQSYDQQDFEEIVILGRDDGTAVRLGDIAEVRDSFEDSDLIVRHQGHPAVFVEVSRADGERVMDVARAVRDHVANEIAPSLPDGVGITIWSDDSSVFVERGLLLLKNGSLGLLLVLFALGLFLEVRLAFWVAVGLGVSAIGALAAMMMFDIPLHEISLFAFVLAIGIIVDDAIVVSEHIHLERMRGTPGVVAAIRGARRIKVPLIFAVLTTIVAFVPLLFIPAGFGEVWKALPIVVIATL
- a CDS encoding efflux RND transporter periplasmic adaptor subunit gives rise to the protein MRKILGYLVAVAILAGSVYLAYYLVSLAPEPERTEPPPQIPFAQTGRVAAGTGAIPVYGAGTVRPSAEVDIAPLVSGSVVWLEPGFQSGGRIESGQPILRIDNADYLQRLREAEAELEARRVALDLAREKGTFARAEFEEYSRQQLEAGAPVGEPGPLALGEPEIKAARAALHRVEVQIAGAELALSRTELRAPFDGYVRNESVDTGQFVSAGQTVGRLMAAEAVEVAVPLSDANAAMIPGLWKLRAGDAERRVAARVTARFDDASYVWKGYVDRAEVSVDEQTRTIDAIVRVPNPFSAGVPADGSGDAPPLLVGKFVEVKIQGLVPESYFRVPRAALQTGDEVWTVGEDQTVSIVPVRVLQRANDEAVVVGALEDGQLAITGGIQFVTEGMVVQTAAGSAE